In a single window of the Flavobacterium sp. W4I14 genome:
- a CDS encoding hypothetical protein (product_source=Hypo-rule applied; transmembrane_helix_parts=Inside_1_84,TMhelix_85_107,Outside_108_126,TMhelix_127_147,Inside_148_158), with protein sequence MNTIEQQLWDYIDGNLDDASKKAIEEKIESNAEIKSQYEDLLKLNLVFDELDLDEPSMSFNRNVMESIALAPAPVAMKTKVDKKIIYSIGGFFVISLLVLLGYVFYNANLEMPQFDLKVNFNLEKYITPTAIYAFLFADLVIGLVFLDQFLRKKIVQK encoded by the coding sequence ATGAATACAATAGAACAACAGCTTTGGGATTATATTGATGGGAATTTGGATGATGCTTCAAAAAAAGCCATCGAAGAAAAAATTGAATCGAATGCTGAGATTAAATCGCAGTACGAGGATCTGCTAAAGCTTAATTTAGTTTTTGATGAGCTCGATCTTGATGAACCTTCTATGTCTTTCAACAGGAATGTAATGGAAAGTATTGCTTTAGCTCCTGCCCCGGTAGCGATGAAAACAAAGGTCGACAAAAAGATCATTTACAGCATTGGGGGCTTTTTTGTGATCTCGCTACTCGTCTTATTGGGTTATGTATTTTATAATGCTAATCTCGAAATGCCTCAATTCGATTTGAAGGTGAATTTCAATTTAGAGAAATACATTACGCCTACGGCAATTTATGCCTTTCTTTTTGCAGATCTGGTGATCGGATTAGTTTTTCTTGATCAGTTTTTAAGGAAGAAAATTGTGCAGAAGTAA
- a CDS encoding tetrahydromethanopterin S-methyltransferase subunit E (product_source=COG4059; cog=COG4059; superfamily=103473; transmembrane_helix_parts=Outside_1_3,TMhelix_4_26,Inside_27_53,TMhelix_54_76,Outside_77_90,TMhelix_91_110,Inside_111_121) yields the protein MEGILVPISLFLGAFAMVFGIRYLSNKEKMAMIERGIDPGVHKATPKPFLSLKFGLLLVGLGIGLLVALFTVRGVFGSDMTRSEQGQSVAIYFGFIGIFGGLGLIVSYLVEKKWLDSNKML from the coding sequence ATGGAAGGTATATTAGTCCCAATCTCGCTTTTTTTAGGTGCATTCGCAATGGTATTCGGAATCCGCTACCTATCAAACAAAGAGAAAATGGCAATGATCGAAAGGGGAATCGATCCGGGTGTGCATAAGGCTACACCAAAACCGTTTTTAAGTTTAAAATTCGGTTTACTTTTGGTGGGTTTAGGAATTGGTCTGCTAGTAGCATTATTTACAGTTAGAGGAGTGTTCGGCAGCGACATGACGCGTAGTGAGCAAGGACAATCGGTAGCCATTTACTTTGGTTTCATCGGAATTTTCGGTGGACTGGGCTTAATCGTTTCTTACCTTGTAGAGAAGAAATGGCTGGATAGCAATAAAATGCTTTAA
- a CDS encoding CRP-like cAMP-binding protein (product_source=COG0664; cath_funfam=1.10.10.10,2.60.120.10; cog=COG0664; pfam=PF00027; superfamily=51206): MYSQLKNIEIFKPLSNEALEILAAVSKRVEHQKGTILIYADKTEPYFYILESGIARAYSDGENQQITFWFGQSGAVLFSFNSYINNSPGYENIELLENCSLIQIRLTDLFSLYDQHLEITNWGRKIAEQELIATERRLIDRAFKGAAERYQDFLDQSPELIKRVALKHIASYLGVTQVTLSRIRAAHK, from the coding sequence TTGTACAGTCAGTTAAAAAATATAGAAATCTTTAAGCCGCTCAGTAATGAAGCTTTAGAAATATTAGCTGCTGTTTCTAAGCGGGTAGAACATCAGAAAGGAACGATTTTAATCTATGCAGATAAAACAGAGCCTTATTTCTATATCCTCGAAAGTGGTATTGCCAGAGCTTATTCTGATGGCGAAAACCAACAGATAACCTTTTGGTTCGGACAAAGTGGTGCCGTTCTTTTTTCTTTTAACAGCTATATAAATAACAGCCCCGGATACGAAAACATTGAGCTATTGGAAAACTGTAGTTTGATTCAAATCAGGTTAACCGACCTTTTTTCGCTTTACGATCAACATTTAGAAATTACCAATTGGGGCAGAAAAATTGCAGAACAGGAATTAATTGCTACTGAAAGAAGATTAATAGACAGGGCTTTTAAAGGGGCGGCAGAACGTTATCAGGATTTTTTAGATCAATCTCCTGAACTGATTAAAAGAGTAGCCTTAAAACATATTGCCTCATACCTGGGTGTAACACAGGTTACCCTGAGCAGAATAAGAGCAGCTCATAAATAA
- a CDS encoding glutamyl-tRNA synthetase (product_source=KO:K01885; cath_funfam=1.10.10.350,1.10.8.70,3.40.50.620; cog=COG0008; ko=KO:K01885; pfam=PF00749,PF19269; superfamily=48163,52374; tigrfam=TIGR00464), whose product MDKKVRVRFAPSPTGGLHLGGVRTALFNYLFAKKNNGTFVLRVEDTDQNRFVEGAEQYIVNCLDWCGITPDESPNLPGAYGPYRQSERKPSYRKFAEQLISDGYAYYAFDTPEDLDAKRKEIPNFQYGQATRMQMRNSLTLTISEVEELLAAKTPHVIRIKVPADEIVHFNDLIRGDVSFETSLVDDKVLLKADGMPTYHLAVVVDDRAMEITHAFRGEEWLPSAPVHILLWKYLGWEAEMPAWAHLPLILKPDGHGKLSKRDGDRLGFPVYAMNWTDPKTGDVTKGFKEMGFMPEAFINMLALLGWNDGTDQELFSLKELEEKFSIERISKAGAKFDFEKAKWYNHEWIKLQGAVRLAASVKAELQKAGIEINDDAYLNTVIDLIKDRCTLLPDFVAQSSYFFTSPAEYDVNSVKPKWTAEKADFFNAFADRLTLTDAGTAEAAFKALAEEKGFKPGELMLPFRIMLVGGKFGPGVFDIAMLLGITETKTRIAKAIAVFNS is encoded by the coding sequence ATGGATAAAAAAGTTAGAGTAAGATTTGCCCCAAGCCCAACCGGAGGTTTGCATTTAGGTGGTGTACGCACTGCCTTGTTCAATTATTTGTTTGCCAAGAAAAATAACGGAACTTTTGTACTTCGTGTAGAAGATACCGATCAAAACCGCTTTGTAGAAGGCGCAGAACAATATATTGTAAACTGTTTAGATTGGTGTGGCATTACACCAGATGAAAGCCCTAATCTCCCGGGGGCTTATGGCCCGTACCGCCAAAGCGAACGCAAACCCAGCTACCGTAAGTTTGCCGAACAGTTAATTAGCGATGGTTACGCTTACTACGCTTTCGATACCCCGGAAGATTTAGATGCGAAACGTAAAGAAATTCCAAATTTCCAATACGGGCAGGCCACACGTATGCAGATGCGCAATTCTTTAACCCTTACCATTAGTGAGGTTGAAGAGTTATTGGCGGCCAAAACGCCACATGTTATCCGCATTAAAGTACCAGCTGATGAAATTGTACATTTTAACGATTTAATCCGTGGTGATGTAAGTTTCGAAACCTCGTTGGTTGATGATAAAGTATTATTAAAAGCTGATGGAATGCCAACTTACCATTTAGCCGTTGTGGTTGATGATAGGGCAATGGAAATTACTCATGCTTTTAGGGGTGAAGAATGGTTGCCATCTGCACCGGTTCATATTTTACTTTGGAAGTATTTAGGATGGGAAGCGGAGATGCCTGCATGGGCGCATCTACCTTTAATCTTAAAGCCAGATGGACATGGAAAATTAAGTAAACGCGATGGCGACCGATTAGGTTTTCCGGTTTATGCCATGAACTGGACCGATCCTAAAACTGGCGATGTAACCAAAGGGTTTAAAGAAATGGGTTTTATGCCCGAAGCCTTTATCAATATGCTGGCCCTTTTAGGCTGGAATGATGGTACTGATCAAGAGTTATTCTCGTTAAAAGAGCTGGAAGAAAAATTCTCAATAGAAAGGATTAGTAAAGCAGGCGCTAAATTCGATTTCGAAAAAGCTAAATGGTATAACCATGAGTGGATTAAATTGCAGGGCGCAGTGCGCTTGGCGGCAAGCGTTAAAGCAGAGTTGCAAAAAGCTGGCATTGAAATAAACGATGATGCTTATTTAAATACCGTTATTGATTTAATTAAAGATCGCTGTACTTTATTGCCCGATTTTGTGGCACAGAGCAGTTACTTTTTTACTTCGCCAGCGGAATATGATGTAAACTCGGTAAAACCAAAATGGACAGCCGAAAAAGCTGATTTTTTTAATGCTTTTGCTGATCGTTTAACATTAACTGATGCGGGTACTGCCGAAGCAGCTTTTAAAGCCTTGGCTGAAGAAAAAGGCTTTAAACCAGGCGAATTGATGTTGCCTTTCCGCATTATGCTGGTTGGCGGTAAATTTGGACCTGGTGTTTTTGATATTGCTATGTTGTTGGGGATAACAGAAACTAAAACAAGGATAGCAAAAGCAATTGCTGTTTTTAATAGTTAG
- a CDS encoding putative alpha/beta hydrolase family esterase (product_source=COG3545; cath_funfam=3.40.50.1820; cog=COG3545; ko=KO:K07002; pfam=PF06821; superfamily=53474) gives MAAFFCFIFRSLNPFRIILTFMTYYFIVPGLGNSGADHWQTHFEKSGDRFIRINQQEWDTPASKDWIETIDQAVADYNLAEVILIGHSLGCTAIANWAKQYQKKIKGALLVAPSDFEALRYNFSTVGFDHVPLDKINFRTIVVTS, from the coding sequence ATGGCGGCCTTTTTTTGTTTTATTTTTCGCAGCCTGAATCCATTCAGGATTATTCTCACTTTTATGACCTACTATTTTATTGTTCCTGGCTTGGGTAATTCAGGCGCAGATCATTGGCAAACGCATTTCGAAAAATCCGGAGATCGTTTTATCCGGATTAATCAGCAAGAATGGGATACACCTGCCAGCAAAGATTGGATTGAAACAATAGATCAGGCCGTTGCTGATTATAATTTGGCTGAGGTGATTTTAATTGGTCATAGTTTGGGCTGTACCGCAATTGCCAATTGGGCAAAACAATATCAAAAGAAAATTAAAGGAGCTTTACTCGTTGCACCAAGTGATTTTGAAGCTCTCCGATATAACTTCTCAACGGTGGGTTTCGATCATGTACCTTTAGATAAAATAAACTTTAGAACCATCGTTGTAACCAGTTAA
- a CDS encoding hypothetical protein (product_source=Hypo-rule applied), with protein MSEKIFCVIILFLTMSCGQNKDKSIESKKNMDTLFSIQWNQIKNAKDRKDERELVVKFIKSIQTKGYGVVNPTYINYNGKTVSLSNLFDEKSPEKLKSVSVEILDRTGKAADIKLTDWNPLDHKSAILFLQE; from the coding sequence ATGAGCGAAAAAATATTCTGTGTTATAATTTTATTTCTCACTATGTCTTGTGGCCAAAACAAAGATAAATCTATAGAATCAAAAAAAAATATGGATACCCTCTTCAGTATACAGTGGAACCAAATTAAGAACGCAAAGGACAGAAAAGATGAAAGGGAATTGGTTGTAAAATTTATAAAATCAATTCAGACAAAGGGTTATGGAGTCGTCAACCCTACTTATATCAACTATAATGGTAAAACCGTTTCCCTTTCCAACCTTTTTGATGAAAAAAGCCCAGAAAAGTTAAAAAGCGTAAGTGTTGAGATACTAGATAGAACAGGAAAGGCCGCCGATATTAAGCTTACAGACTGGAATCCTCTCGATCATAAATCCGCAATCTTATTTTTACAGGAATAA
- a CDS encoding quaternary ammonium compound-resistance protein SugE (product_source=KO:K11741; cog=COG2076; ko=KO:K11741; pfam=PF00893; superfamily=103481; transmembrane_helix_parts=Inside_1_1,TMhelix_2_19,Outside_20_28,TMhelix_29_46,Inside_47_58,TMhelix_59_78,Outside_79_81,TMhelix_82_104,Inside_105_106): MNWIILIIAGLFEVGFTTCLKLSNNFSNIKWSTAFFVCIILSFLLLNKATQTLPMGTAYAVWTGIGAVGTVIIGIFYFNEPATFWRIFFICTLIGSIAGLKFFASH, from the coding sequence ATGAATTGGATTATCTTAATTATTGCTGGCCTTTTTGAAGTTGGCTTTACCACCTGCCTTAAATTATCGAACAATTTTTCGAATATAAAATGGAGTACGGCTTTTTTTGTCTGTATCATTTTGAGTTTTTTATTGTTAAATAAAGCAACCCAAACTTTACCCATGGGAACTGCCTATGCTGTTTGGACGGGTATCGGTGCCGTAGGAACAGTAATTATCGGAATTTTTTATTTCAATGAACCAGCAACCTTTTGGCGGATATTTTTTATCTGTACGCTTATAGGATCAATTGCAGGATTAAAGTTTTTTGCTTCGCATTAG
- a CDS encoding 1,4-dihydroxy-2-naphthoyl-CoA hydrolase (product_source=KO:K19222; cath_funfam=3.10.129.10; cog=COG2050; ko=KO:K19222; pfam=PF03061; superfamily=54637; tigrfam=TIGR00369), giving the protein MWFKNFTVDELNNRPKNHLGALLDIRFTEIGEDFIMGTMPVDERTHQPAGILHGGASVVLAETLGSIASYMCIDPEKYVAVGLEVNANHLRPVKSGLVKGICKPLHIGAKTQVWEIKIYDDRGKMNCISRLTVAIINKPQ; this is encoded by the coding sequence ATGTGGTTTAAAAACTTTACGGTTGATGAACTGAACAACCGCCCTAAAAACCATTTAGGTGCGCTGCTCGATATCCGCTTCACCGAAATTGGTGAAGATTTTATTATGGGAACCATGCCTGTTGATGAACGTACGCATCAACCCGCCGGGATTTTGCACGGCGGCGCCTCGGTGGTTTTGGCAGAAACCCTGGGCAGTATTGCTTCTTATATGTGTATAGATCCTGAGAAGTATGTTGCTGTAGGTTTAGAAGTAAATGCAAACCATTTACGGCCGGTAAAAAGTGGTTTGGTAAAAGGCATTTGCAAACCTTTACATATTGGGGCCAAAACCCAGGTCTGGGAAATCAAAATTTACGATGACCGTGGAAAGATGAACTGCATTAGCCGTTTAACCGTAGCGATTATTAATAAACCGCAGTAG
- a CDS encoding CspA family cold shock protein (product_source=KO:K03704; cath_funfam=2.40.50.140; cog=COG1278; ko=KO:K03704; pfam=PF00313; smart=SM00357; superfamily=50249): MLKFILILKIKTYLAYLILIFNTMQEGTVKFFNVTKGFGFIVPANGDSEIFVHSTGLIDEIRENDKVQYEVANGKKGLNAVNVKVI; encoded by the coding sequence ATGTTAAAATTTATTTTGATTTTAAAAATTAAAACTTACCTTGCATACTTAATTTTAATATTTAATACAATGCAAGAAGGCACAGTAAAATTCTTCAATGTAACTAAAGGTTTTGGCTTTATCGTACCTGCAAATGGCGACAGCGAAATTTTTGTTCATTCAACAGGTCTTATCGACGAAATCCGTGAAAACGACAAAGTACAGTACGAAGTTGCTAACGGTAAAAAAGGCTTAAATGCCGTTAATGTGAAAGTAATTTAA
- a CDS encoding two-component system, sporulation sensor kinase D (product_source=KO:K13532; cath_funfam=1.10.287.130,3.30.565.10; ko=KO:K13532; pfam=PF02518; smart=SM00387; superfamily=47384,55874; transmembrane_helix_parts=Inside_1_11,TMhelix_12_29,Outside_30_152,TMhelix_153_175,Inside_176_402), which produces MNPYQKKRRWKFFLLIFAILIGIASVFYTDSFVKKMEREEADQFHLWVKIQERAMFLYDNDDYFVIVETVRKNTKTPVIMVDSAGTITSFFGLDSTKTNYPVADAKLTYDSLYFVRQLRQMKAQHPPDEMNFLGKKFKAYYRDSFILTQLRYFPYIQMGVIFLFLLTAYAAFSSARKDEQDHVWVGLAKETAHQLGTPISSLMAWTELMKSKFDAEDDPLIAEMENDIKRLEIITDRFSKIGSKPILEDHTVYIVISDFIRYFKVRTSDKVKFSITGDEQVRAMLNVPLFDWVIENLLKNAANAIENEGSISINIIENLAKEQVFIDVSDTGKGIPRSKFDAVFQPGYTTRKRGWGLGLSLTKRIVENYHSGEIFVKDSELGKGTTFRIILKSSLRYEPTTA; this is translated from the coding sequence ATGAATCCTTATCAAAAGAAACGCCGTTGGAAGTTTTTCCTTCTCATTTTTGCCATCTTAATTGGCATTGCATCAGTATTTTACACCGATTCTTTTGTAAAAAAAATGGAACGCGAAGAGGCAGACCAGTTTCATCTTTGGGTGAAAATTCAGGAAAGGGCCATGTTTCTTTACGATAATGACGATTACTTTGTAATTGTAGAAACGGTAAGAAAAAATACGAAAACTCCTGTAATCATGGTCGATTCTGCCGGAACAATTACTTCTTTTTTTGGTTTAGACAGCACTAAAACCAATTACCCCGTTGCAGATGCTAAACTCACTTACGATAGCTTATATTTTGTACGGCAGTTAAGGCAGATGAAAGCACAGCACCCGCCTGATGAGATGAATTTTTTGGGCAAAAAATTTAAGGCTTACTATCGCGATTCATTCATTTTAACACAGTTGAGGTATTTTCCATACATTCAAATGGGCGTTATCTTCCTTTTCCTTTTAACAGCTTATGCAGCATTCAGTTCTGCCCGGAAAGATGAACAAGACCATGTTTGGGTAGGTTTGGCCAAAGAAACGGCTCACCAGCTGGGTACGCCAATATCATCACTCATGGCCTGGACGGAACTCATGAAATCTAAATTTGATGCAGAAGATGATCCGCTGATTGCCGAAATGGAAAACGATATTAAGCGTCTGGAAATTATTACCGACCGTTTCTCGAAAATCGGTTCTAAACCTATACTCGAAGATCATACGGTTTACATTGTAATCAGCGATTTTATACGCTATTTTAAAGTGCGCACATCAGATAAAGTGAAATTCAGCATTACAGGAGATGAGCAGGTAAGGGCCATGTTAAATGTTCCTTTGTTTGACTGGGTAATTGAAAATCTTTTAAAAAACGCAGCAAACGCCATCGAAAACGAAGGATCGATCTCAATCAACATTATAGAAAATTTAGCCAAAGAACAGGTATTTATTGATGTGAGCGATACCGGAAAGGGTATTCCGAGATCTAAGTTTGATGCGGTTTTTCAACCCGGCTATACTACACGCAAACGCGGTTGGGGCTTGGGTTTATCGCTTACCAAACGTATTGTAGAAAATTACCACAGTGGAGAAATTTTTGTAAAAGACTCTGAACTGGGTAAAGGCACAACTTTTAGAATAATATTAAAAAGCAGTTTAAGATATGAACCGACCACAGCCTAA
- a CDS encoding hypothetical protein (product_source=Hypo-rule applied; cath_funfam=3.40.390.10; superfamily=55486), which translates to MINTWEVLKHDERLISSIESLPTARDLSFNNRITPAFDMLFVQDSNGNYILIVYMRIKIIYIERTNQHWTFIDKDVFEKNFRQNINKKWGSSNIKTLSNTRSKKTISLDFRFSLNRNNTFSFNHWTINVVKLRKGEWAQSYVTRSLRSGNFDTNDFDFVKKSAKTYQRGIVHEFGHMLGLGDEYNTGVHVSDLDSIMNSGETIRQRHRAIYMQWLEKTLREKNIH; encoded by the coding sequence ATGATTAACACGTGGGAAGTGCTTAAACATGATGAAAGATTAATTTCAAGTATAGAAAGTCTCCCTACAGCAAGGGACCTATCTTTCAATAATAGAATTACTCCTGCATTTGATATGCTTTTTGTTCAAGATTCAAATGGCAATTACATCCTTATTGTTTACATGAGGATAAAAATAATATATATAGAGAGGACTAATCAGCATTGGACATTTATAGATAAAGACGTATTTGAAAAGAATTTTAGACAAAATATTAATAAAAAGTGGGGTTCATCTAATATTAAAACGTTATCTAATACCAGAAGTAAGAAAACAATTTCTCTTGATTTTAGATTCTCACTTAATAGGAATAATACATTCAGTTTTAATCATTGGACAATAAATGTTGTAAAATTAAGAAAAGGTGAGTGGGCACAAAGCTATGTTACAAGAAGTTTAAGAAGCGGTAATTTTGACACCAATGATTTTGATTTTGTCAAAAAAAGCGCTAAAACCTATCAACGTGGAATTGTTCATGAGTTTGGGCACATGTTAGGTTTAGGGGACGAATACAATACCGGGGTTCATGTTTCAGATTTAGATTCAATAATGAATTCTGGGGAAACAATAAGACAAAGACACCGAGCCATATATATGCAATGGTTAGAAAAAACACTAAGGGAAAAAAACATTCATTGA
- a CDS encoding putative damage-inducible protein DinB (product_source=COG2318; cath_funfam=1.20.120.450; cog=COG2318; pfam=PF12867; superfamily=109854) codes for MLSLPALFRANADKADYAYAEGKWTLKEMLGHIIDTERVFAFRITCFARKEQQPLPGFEEDDYVTNARFAERDLEDLIEEFIALRKANLYLFKSLNEEELNRKGIASGREINVKSILFIVGGHIIHHVYILKERYHVV; via the coding sequence ATGCTAAGTCTGCCTGCCTTGTTTAGGGCAAACGCCGATAAAGCTGATTATGCCTATGCCGAAGGTAAATGGACACTAAAAGAAATGTTAGGCCATATTATTGATACTGAACGTGTTTTTGCCTTTCGCATTACCTGTTTTGCCCGAAAAGAACAGCAGCCTTTACCTGGTTTCGAGGAAGATGACTATGTAACCAATGCCCGCTTTGCCGAGCGTGACCTGGAAGATCTGATCGAAGAATTTATTGCACTTCGTAAAGCCAATTTATACCTGTTTAAATCTTTAAACGAAGAAGAATTAAACAGAAAGGGAATCGCTTCGGGCAGAGAAATTAATGTAAAATCTATTTTATTTATTGTGGGTGGCCATATTATCCATCATGTTTACATTTTAAAAGAACGTTACCATGTGGTTTAA
- a CDS encoding hypothetical protein (product_source=Hypo-rule applied; cleavage_site_network=SignalP-noTM; superfamily=48493), giving the protein MIKNTIYFFFFVLMLSACKFGSKTSDPTLRDFTFEPVKGIRYQEVKRRFKSGLSFNAEGFMQKPSWIIEVVKEDTMSAWSPQKQRMQKFYMQYDHGNVYNFAAEFFKVKHISKDSLVFQRIQVDGKVIASDVRSDVNMTFYAQDYIKNKLKVKAADLQKPSRADTAFIEKRAAKVNLNSDSAFAATDPVQFIPKSKIVRVEKISTVDRANNRTEAYDYMFPQYIIRIDRAYKDFAYQVAAVIDFQGRIHVKTIYNVLPENVEAKKKVAQGIADIYVRNLFDVAPGTTLGIPHNSEITLTIIGKAIKKP; this is encoded by the coding sequence ATGATTAAAAATACGATATACTTTTTCTTTTTTGTGCTGATGCTTTCTGCCTGTAAGTTTGGCTCTAAAACCAGCGACCCAACTTTAAGAGATTTTACTTTCGAGCCTGTAAAAGGCATCCGTTATCAAGAGGTAAAACGCCGTTTTAAAAGCGGACTTTCTTTTAATGCGGAGGGCTTTATGCAAAAACCATCCTGGATTATTGAAGTGGTTAAAGAAGATACCATGTCGGCCTGGAGTCCACAGAAGCAAAGAATGCAAAAATTCTACATGCAGTATGATCACGGAAATGTATATAATTTTGCTGCGGAATTTTTTAAAGTAAAACATATCAGTAAGGATAGTTTGGTTTTTCAGCGGATTCAGGTTGATGGAAAAGTAATTGCTTCAGATGTTCGCTCGGATGTAAATATGACTTTTTACGCGCAGGATTATATTAAAAACAAATTGAAAGTCAAGGCTGCCGATCTGCAAAAACCAAGCAGGGCCGATACTGCTTTTATAGAGAAGCGTGCTGCAAAAGTTAACTTGAATAGCGATAGTGCTTTTGCTGCAACAGATCCGGTTCAGTTTATACCAAAAAGTAAAATTGTAAGGGTAGAAAAAATCAGCACCGTCGATCGCGCCAATAACAGGACGGAGGCTTACGATTATATGTTTCCGCAATATATTATCCGGATAGATCGGGCTTATAAAGATTTTGCTTACCAGGTGGCAGCGGTGATAGATTTTCAGGGAAGGATACACGTAAAAACGATTTATAACGTGCTTCCCGAGAATGTTGAAGCTAAAAAAAAGGTGGCTCAGGGGATAGCAGATATCTATGTTAGAAACCTTTTTGACGTGGCTCCCGGAACAACACTCGGGATTCCGCATAATAGTGAAATTACTTTAACAATAATTGGGAAGGCAATTAAAAAGCCTTAG
- a CDS encoding RNA polymerase sigma factor (sigma-70 family) (product_source=TIGR02937; cath_funfam=1.10.10.10,1.10.1740.10; cog=COG1595; pfam=PF04542,PF08281; superfamily=88659,88946; tigrfam=TIGR02937): MEQKPTDLELIQKVLNGETDQYALLVKRHQRFVFTLALRFSKNREDAEEIAQDCFVKAYKALGTFKQTAKFSTWLYTITYTTAMTFLRKNRLDTTSIHNESTILQLENHTSGFNANGYERQDSHTFLNIAITQLLPDDAAIITLFYKGEQSLEEIGEALHMEPNTIKVKLHRARQRLKEKLQYLLKDEVKELL, from the coding sequence ATGGAGCAAAAACCTACAGATTTAGAGCTGATCCAAAAGGTATTGAACGGCGAAACCGATCAGTATGCTTTGTTGGTAAAGCGCCATCAGCGATTTGTATTTACGCTTGCTTTAAGGTTTTCGAAAAACAGGGAAGACGCCGAAGAAATTGCGCAGGATTGCTTTGTAAAAGCATATAAAGCATTGGGCACCTTTAAACAAACAGCTAAATTTAGTACCTGGCTGTACACGATAACCTATACTACGGCGATGACTTTTTTAAGGAAAAACCGTTTAGACACTACGTCAATACATAATGAAAGCACCATTTTACAGCTCGAAAACCATACCTCGGGCTTTAATGCAAATGGCTACGAGCGGCAGGATAGCCATACTTTTTTAAATATTGCCATTACCCAGCTTTTACCAGACGATGCGGCTATTATTACCCTATTTTATAAAGGCGAACAGAGTTTAGAAGAAATTGGCGAAGCACTGCACATGGAACCCAATACGATAAAAGTAAAGTTGCATAGGGCCAGGCAAAGACTTAAAGAAAAATTACAATATTTGTTAAAAGATGAAGTAAAGGAGTTACTATGA